TGCGGGATGAACTGCGGGCATTGTTTACCGATAAGAAAGAAGCAGACATCGATTTGTTATCTGCGGCCCTGCTGGTGGCACGACTGGATAATTCGGAAGTCGAAGTAAAGGTCTATCTGGATCAGGTCTCCAGCATGGTGAATGAGATCCAGAAGACGCTGCCGGCGGATGCGAATGCGAAAGTAAAGCTTAAGGCATTGAATCAATATCTGTTTCATGAAACCGGTTTTCATGGCAGCCGCACCAATTATTACAGTCGCTCCAACAGTTATATAAATGAGACGATCGAAGATCGAGAAGGGCTGCCGATAACTCTGGCAATTCTGTATATGGAACTGGGACGCCGCCTGGGACTGGATATCGAGGGCGTTGGTCTGCCCGGCCATTTTGTCGTTCGCGTGAACTCGACCGCCGAGAAAGGCCAGTTGGTTGATGTGTTTGAAAGTGGCGCGACGTTAAGCGATGAAGCCGCCAAGGTCATGATTGTCTCTGCCAACAGCGGCCGGTTTGATGAATCGTTTCTGGAAGCACAGCCGAAGCGGGAAATTATCAAACGCATGCTGCGGAATCTGTTGAATCTGGCGCGGGACAGTGAAGATGTGCAGGCGATGTTGCGCTATGTGGAGACGATGATTGCCATTGATGACGAGTTGCTGCAGGAACGCTGGTTGCGGGCGGTGCTGCGTTATCAAACCGGGCGGATCTCGGAAGCGATGGCGGACGCCGACTATCTGCTGGAAAAATCTCCCGAGGGCTTTGACCTGCGTCGGATTCATGAGTTCCGAAATTATCTGGAGACGGTCAAACAGTCGGAATAGAGTATGTTGTTCTGGCGGTTTCAAATTGAAGGTGGAGACGTCGCATGAATTTGGTGAAGCAGTTTCTGATCTTGTCGGCTTTGATGGTCAATGTGACCATCTCGATGGGAGCACACCCCTACTCTGCGCCCGGCGTTACCAGTCTGACCAATCCCCGTGTGAAGTATAAGCTGACAGACCAACATGCGGTTGTTTTAAAACGAGGTAAAGTGACCGCAATCATTGTGGATAACGCGGCCATTAATACCGGGCAGCTTCCCGGTCATCGTGCCGGTTATAATGGAGTCGCGTCGCTGAAATACGAGGGGCAGACTGAGAATCTGTTTGTACCCGCGGTCGCGGGTCTGAATTTCGAACACATTCACGATGGCACACCCGCGCTGAAGGAAAAATTCGAACCCCGCAAACATCCGATGCAATTGCGGATTATATCTGACGACACGGTCGAACTGTATCAGTCGCCGACGCCAAACTGGAAACTGGAAAGTTGTGGTCGTTATCAGTTACTGGATGACGGCACGATTGAATATACGTTTGAATGCATACCGCGTGCGGCTCTGTTCAAAAAGGGTTATATAGGTCTGTTTTGGGCCAGCTACATGCAGGCACCGGAAGATCGCCGGATTTATTTTTACGGAAAAGCAAAGTCGGCTTTGAATCATGGTGAATCTTTAATTGCCGCCCGAACACCCGCGCATGGAGTTGACAGCACGCATCCTCCTGATAATGCCACGTTTTTCCCGAATGTGTCGGCTGAATTTCCACTGACTCTGGTGAACCATCCTTCGCGGTATGTCTATTCACAGCCATGGTTCTATGGTATTCGTCAGAAATATTCCTATACTCAGATGTTTCGTAAGCGTGATCAGATCTGGTTTGCCCAGTCTCCTACGGGAGGCGGCAAGCAGAATCCCGCCTGGGATTTTCAGTGGTTTATTCCCAATTATAAAGTGGGTGAGGCTTACGGCTTTGTCATGCGGGCACATTATGCGCCCTGGACCGATCACGGCACATTGCAGCATTCCATTCAAACACAGTTATCTGCTTTGGCACAAAAATAATTTCGACAACATCTTCCCGGAATGAGCTGATTTCAGGATCGAAATCAGCTTTGTTGTCCAAGCATGGATTGATTTTAACAATGAGAAAAATTGGCTCGCTCGAATCCGAGCAGCAGGCAAGGCATTTAGCGGATTATCTGTTGGCGCAGGGAGTCGACATCAATGTAGAGTCGTCCGGCGATCAATGGACGATCTGGGTGTTAGATGAAGATCAGGTCGAACAGTCCAAAGCGGAACTCGCCGAGTTTTCCAGGAATCCAGAAGCCGAAAAATATCTGAGTGCACGGCTGCAGGCGAATGCGATTCGAGATGAGCGAATCAAAAAAGTACGCGAGGACGTCAAAAACCGGGTTGATGTGCGCGAGACCTGGAATCGGCCCTTTACCAGTCGTTGCCCGGTCACCTCTTTGCTGATCGGCGTGAGTGTGGTTGTGTTTTTATTCATGCAGTCAAATGAATATGAAAACCAGGTCAGGCAGGCCTTGAGTATCTGCACCTTCAAAACATCAGGCAACATGATCAGCTACGATACCCGTCTGGTTGATGTACGCGATGGGGAAGTCTGGAGACTGATCACTCCGATCTTTATTCATTTTGGCGTGTTTCACATATTGTTTAACTCAATCATGACCTATCAGCTGGGGGGCGCGATTGAAATGAATCGCGGCAGTACCCGGCTGGCGCTGTTAGTGTTATTGACGGCCGTTCCCTCTAATCTCGCACAGTTTTACTGGTCTGGTCCCGGCTTTGGTGGTTTATCAGGGGTGGTGTATGGCATGTTTGGTTATATGTGGATGAAGAGCCAGTTTGATCCGAGATCGAATTTTTATATTCCACCCAATATGGTGTTTATTCTGATCGGCTGGTTTTTTCTGTGCATGACCGGCCTGGTCGGGAATGTTGCTAATCTGGCGCATGGATTCGGATTGGGAACAGGTATGGTGATCGGCATCGGAGCGTCGTTTTTAAAGCAAGCCGGCAAATCAAGGTGAACTGAGCGATTTCTGACAGACGGTGATTGTTGACGTTTACAGAATCGCCTATAATTCCCACAGAAGTCGACAGAGACGATTAAGTTAAGGACCATCAATATTGCTGACCCTCTCAAGTGGAGCGAGATTTCGGATGATGAATCGACAAAAATGGAGTTTAATCGCAGGGGTATTTTTAGTAATGAGCTTTGCTTCCCACACCTCTCTTTCAGCAGCGGGGGATCCTGCTCCTCCTGAAAAAATCAGAACGGTAGAAGGCATTACCGAGTATTCATTGGAAAACGGCATGAAAGTGCTGCTGTTTCCCGATGCTTCCAGTCCCAAGGTGACCGTCAATTTGACACTTCTGGTCGGGTCCCGTCATGAAGGATATGGCGAGACCGGCATGGCGCACCTTCTGGAGCACATGTTGTTCAAAGGAACGCCTACGCATCAGAATATTCCCAAGGACCTGCAGTCCCGCGGTGCCCAGTTTAACGGGACCACCTGGTATGACCGTACAAACTATTACGAAACATTGCCCGCTAGCGAGGACAATCTGGAGTTCGCGCTGAAGATGGAAGCCGACCGCATGATGAACAGTTACGTCAAGGCGGAAGATCTGGCTTCCGAAATGACCGTCGTGCGAAACGAATTTGAACGCGGCGAAAACAGTCCTTCACGAATGTTGATGCAGAAAGTGATGGCATCTGCCTTCGAATGGCACAATTACGGGAAATCGACCATTGGTAACCGGGCTGATATCGAGCGGGTTCCCGTCGATCGACTAAAAAAGTTTTACAAGAAATATTATCAGCCGGATAATGCCGTGCTGATTGTGGCGGGAAAATTCGATCAGGCCGAAGCATTGAAGCTGATCAACCAATATTTCGGCACGATCCCCCGCCCCGAGCGAAAACTGGACAAAACTTATACGGAAGAGCCCGCCCAGGAAGGCGAGCGTATCCTCACTCTGCGCCGAATTGGTGAAGTTCCTTCGGTCGGCGTGGTGTATCACATTCCGGCAGCCGCCCATAAAGATATGGCGGCTTTGGATGTGCTGGAATCAACGCTGACCGATGATCCATCCGGCGTTCTCTATCAGGCACTGGTGAAAACCAAGAAAGCCTCAAGTGTTTCGGGGTCGATCTTCGCATTACACGATCCGGGTGTATTACGCCTGATGGTGGAAATCGTCAAAGGCAACGATCCGCAGGTTATTCTGGGGATTCTGTTTGATACGCTGCAAGAAGTCCGCGATAAAGGGATCTCCGCTGAGAATGTGGCGCGTGCCAAAGAAAAACTGCTCAAACAATACGAACAGGCTGAGAATAACAGTTCCCGTCTGGCAGTCGAGTTGTCTGAATGGGTGGCGATGGGAGACTGGCGGCTGCGGTTCCTGTATCGGGATGCACTGGAAAAAGTCACTCCCGAAGACGTCAAACGCGTGGCAGACGAATATCTGAGAGCAAACAACCGGACGGTTGGAATCTTCGAACCGGTTAAGGAAAGCCAGAAAGTGGCAATTCCACAAGTTGCCGACATCGAGAAAATGATTGGCGACTACAAGGGGCGTGAAGGCGTAGCGATGGGAGAAGACTTTGATGTGTCTCCCGAGAACATTGACAAACGCACGACCGTCAAAACCTTGCCGGGCGGCGTTAAAGTCGCTTTACTTGCGAAGAAAACTCGCGGCGAAGAAGTGAATCTGAGAATGACCCTGCGATATGGTAGTCTGGAAAACCTGCAAGGCAAACGGACTGCCTGCGAATTTCTACCTGTGATCATGAAGCGGGGAACGAAAAATAAAACCCGCCAGGAAATTGAAGACGAACTGAATAAGCTGCGTGCGCAATTAAGTCTTTCCGGATCGGCTGGTGAAGTTAATGTGGGCATCAAAACCCGCAAAGAGAGTCTGGGGAAAGTACTGGAAATCCTTAAAGAGATTCTCCGCGAGCCAACTCTGCCCGCATCAGAGCTGGAACTTTTGAAGACTCAGCAAATTGCGATGCTGGAGAAACAGAAAACCGATCCGCAGTCGCGGGCGATTCTGTCAGTACGGCGTCAGCTCAGGCCATACAGTGAGCAAGATCCGCGTTACGTGCCTGATATTGATCAGGAAATTGCGCGCGTCAAATCACTTTCGCAAAGTGATCTACAGTCGTTATACGAGAATTATCTCGGTGCGTCCGTTGGTGAAATTGCGGTTGTCGGCGATTTTTCTGAAGAGGAAGTCTATTCACAACTGGGGTCTGTTCTGGAAAACTGGAAATCGGAAGCCGCCTATGCTCATATCCCGGCAGAAGCACACGACATTCCTGGAAAGCTGACAGAAATCATCATTCCCGATAAAGCAAATGCCTTCTATTTTGGCGGTCTGACTTTTCCGATGAACAGCACGTCTCCCGACTATCCGGATCTGATTGTCGCTGGTTCGGTACTCGGTTCGAGTGGACTCTCTTCTCGACTGGGTGACCGGGTGCGACAGAAAGAAGGACTCGCTTACGGCGTGGGTGCATTCATTCATGCTGACACGATTGATATGCGAGGCTCGATTTCCCTTTATGCCAGCTGTAACCCCGACAACATGGAGAAAGTTGAAACCGCCATCAAAGAAGAGTTGGCACTGTTGATCTCCAAAGGGATTACGAAAGAAGAGTTGGCGAATGCCCAGAAAGGATATCTGGAGAAGCAGGAAGTTTCGCGGACCAGCGATGCTTCACTGGCGTCAATTCTGACTACGAATCTGTTCGCCGATCGGAATATGACCTATTACTCAGAGCTGGAACAGAAAATCAATGCGGTGACTGCTGACGCGGCGCAACAGGCGTTTGCCAAGTACATTCACCCGGAAAATCTGATTATTGTTGTTTCCGGCAGTTTGAAGAGCCAAGAGTAAGCTGGTTTGTTCCAGTGAAATGGAGTACAAGAAGTTCGGTTCCTCTTGATGGCCTGCTATTGAGCATTCGATGACAAAAAAGATACGGATTCTTTTTGCGATTGGAAGCCTGGGAGGAGGGGGAGCCGAACGTGTGCTGCTGGATCAACTGGCCCGATTAGACCGCGACAAGTTTACGCCGCTGTTGTATCTGGTATCGCATTCTGGTTCGCTGCTGGAAGAGCTTCCCAAAGATGTGCCTGTGTTTGCCTTCGCTTCACGGAATGACACACCGCGCTGGAACTGGCCGGGGCGAATTCATCGCCAACTGGTTTCTGATCTGGCGTCTGTCATTCGGGAACAGCAGGTTGATCTGGTCTTCGATCATACCTTTCATATGACATTGATCGCAGGCCCTGCCACCAGAAAAACGAAGACCCCGCGAGTCTCGTTAATCGTTTGTGATCCGGAACAGGATCTCACCAACAGCGAAAGTCGGTTTCTGTTCTTCAAAAAACGTCTGTTGCAACAGGCATATCAGTCGGCGGATAGCGTGATTTCTGTTTCTGAAGGAGTAAGGCAGGCGGCGATTACATATTACGATTTAGATCCCGCGCTCGTGCAGACAATCTATAATCCGATTAACTTGGAACGCATTGATGCGCTCTACGCTCAGGGAGACTTGCGTCTGGACCCCGACAAATTTCATATCGTCAGTTGCGGGCGGCTGCATCCGCAAAAAGGGTTTGGTTTTTTACTGGAAGCGGCTGAAAAACTGATTTATCAGAACGGCTTGACCGATTTACGCTTTCATATTCTGGGAGAAGGTCCGAGTCGGGAAGAGTTACAGCGAGAGATCAAACAGCGTCAGCTTAGCGAATTTGTTGTGCTGGAAGGGTTTCAGGACAACCCGTTTCAATATTATCGCGAGGCACAATTGTTCTGCCTGCCTTCCCTGTATGAAGGATTTGGCCTGGTGCTGGCGGAGGCGATGGCGTGTCGGATTCCCGTACTCGCGACGGATTGCCCCAGTGGCCCTGCTGAAATTCTGGAGCACGGGAAATATGGACGTCTGGTTCCGCCCGCCAATGCAGACGCGCTGGCAGACCAGATTTCTGATGCCGTTTCCAATTATGAAGCCTGGCAGTCGCTTGTGCCTGAAGCGCGGAAGCGTGTGGAAACGATGTTTGATGCGGGGGGCGTGATGGGGAAGCTGGAAGCACTCTTTGAGCGCGTCGCTGCGGAATAAGTCTTTTTACTTCTTCGGCGTCAGGAAGATCCAGTCCATCAGGGACGCGCGGTTTTCGCGCAATAACTCTCGCCGCTGATTCAGATCGTAGTCTGCCAGTTCTTCGATCGGATACGTGCGTGCTTTTTCATTGTCGTCCGTACTTTGAATCATCGTGATTTCATGTGTACTTGCAAACCGCTGTTTGATTTTTTCGGAGATCGTCATGTCGATGAAATCATGTAATTCAATCAGCAGGTCGCATTGATTCAGGTGAGGAACAACCTCTGCGGTAAAGAGTTCTACTTCGTAGCCTTCACAGTCGCAGACAATGAGCCCCCTGCCCTTGATCGGGATGGAGATCAGCGTTTCCGGATCGCAGGAGTCGTGAATCTGAATGCTCTGCTCGCACTGATTGAGTTGTGCGAGCTGGTAACAATATTCTCGTTTTGATGGAATCAGATCGTAGGCGTAGACTTTGGCTTCCGGGAATTTCAATGCACAGCCGACAGTATAAAAGCCTTCCGCACAGCCGACGTTGATGATCTCTGAATAATCCCGGTCGTTCAACGTGTTGATGATCGGATGTAGTTCGCGTTCGTACGAGCCGATCAATTTAGGAAACAGATTGCCGCACATCGGATTGATTTCGGCATACGTGACCTGCTTAATGGTTCCGCGGCGAATTGCATCGGCCGGGTATTTTAAGCCTTGAAACGGACCGTGTTTGACGGTCAGGTCCGGGCAGAAGCGTTCGATGGCTGACACTTCCAGCGGAATGCCCTGCAACCGTTGTTTCTGAACGCGGTGTTCCCACTCCATAAAACGTGCCAGATGCAGAAACGTGACGTCCAGAATATTCCAGATGAAATCGACTTGAATGATTCGGGAGACTGCTTTTTTTAAGTTCGATTTGAAGCTCATGGTTTTGATTTCTAAAGGAACTTGATTAGCAGTGTTTGTGATCTGGATATGTTGTGCGCTTGTAAATTGTCAAGCCGTTCGAACGCGAGAACAGCAGCACTCGTTCACGCTTTATTTGAGTTAAGCGATTCTCACGCTGGATCGAGGAGCGATGCTTGATTCTCAGCCCATAACTGGTTACCTTGGTTCTTCCTGTATCTCAGACTTAATCTTTATTTAACATATCCAATAACTATTGGTATAGCAAGAGTTTGTAATGACAGACGAAGCAGCAAATTCTCGAATTGAACAAGACCGTCAACTCATCCTGGATGCCAAACAGCGTGGTACGGGGGCAAAGATTGCCGCGTACACGAAGCTCTCCGGGCCCGGATGGTTGCAGAGTGCGATTACGCTTGGCGGGGGTTCCCTGGCCGGCGGTCTTTATCTGGGGATTCTCTCGGGTTATCACCTGATGTGGTTGCAGCCCATTGCGATGATCATGGGCGTGATCATGCTGAGTGCCATTGGTTATGTAGCTTTATCAACGAAGGAACGCCCCTTCGCTTCAATCAATACTCACATCAACCCGGTCCTGGGTTGGGGTTGGGCGATTGCGACTCTGATGGCGAATCTGGTCTGGATTATGCCTCAGTATGCGTTAGGGACAGCAGCCCTGCAGCAGAATCTGGCGCCCGAATTATTTGGTGACGCAAAGAATGGTCTCATCTCAGCGGTAGCAGTCCTGTTTGTGATCTCGGCAATTGTCATCTGGTTTTACGATTCCGGTGGGTGGGGCATCAAGCTGTTTGAGGCGATCTTGAAAATCCTGGTGGGGATCGTCGTGCTCTGTTTCTTCGGCGTGGTTCTCAAAATGAGTTTCTCCACGAATGATCTGGACTGGGGAAAAATTCTCGCCGGCTACATT
This window of the Gimesia fumaroli genome carries:
- a CDS encoding rhomboid family intramembrane serine protease, which gives rise to MRKIGSLESEQQARHLADYLLAQGVDINVESSGDQWTIWVLDEDQVEQSKAELAEFSRNPEAEKYLSARLQANAIRDERIKKVREDVKNRVDVRETWNRPFTSRCPVTSLLIGVSVVVFLFMQSNEYENQVRQALSICTFKTSGNMISYDTRLVDVRDGEVWRLITPIFIHFGVFHILFNSIMTYQLGGAIEMNRGSTRLALLVLLTAVPSNLAQFYWSGPGFGGLSGVVYGMFGYMWMKSQFDPRSNFYIPPNMVFILIGWFFLCMTGLVGNVANLAHGFGLGTGMVIGIGASFLKQAGKSR
- a CDS encoding M16 family metallopeptidase: MSFASHTSLSAAGDPAPPEKIRTVEGITEYSLENGMKVLLFPDASSPKVTVNLTLLVGSRHEGYGETGMAHLLEHMLFKGTPTHQNIPKDLQSRGAQFNGTTWYDRTNYYETLPASEDNLEFALKMEADRMMNSYVKAEDLASEMTVVRNEFERGENSPSRMLMQKVMASAFEWHNYGKSTIGNRADIERVPVDRLKKFYKKYYQPDNAVLIVAGKFDQAEALKLINQYFGTIPRPERKLDKTYTEEPAQEGERILTLRRIGEVPSVGVVYHIPAAAHKDMAALDVLESTLTDDPSGVLYQALVKTKKASSVSGSIFALHDPGVLRLMVEIVKGNDPQVILGILFDTLQEVRDKGISAENVARAKEKLLKQYEQAENNSSRLAVELSEWVAMGDWRLRFLYRDALEKVTPEDVKRVADEYLRANNRTVGIFEPVKESQKVAIPQVADIEKMIGDYKGREGVAMGEDFDVSPENIDKRTTVKTLPGGVKVALLAKKTRGEEVNLRMTLRYGSLENLQGKRTACEFLPVIMKRGTKNKTRQEIEDELNKLRAQLSLSGSAGEVNVGIKTRKESLGKVLEILKEILREPTLPASELELLKTQQIAMLEKQKTDPQSRAILSVRRQLRPYSEQDPRYVPDIDQEIARVKSLSQSDLQSLYENYLGASVGEIAVVGDFSEEEVYSQLGSVLENWKSEAAYAHIPAEAHDIPGKLTEIIIPDKANAFYFGGLTFPMNSTSPDYPDLIVAGSVLGSSGLSSRLGDRVRQKEGLAYGVGAFIHADTIDMRGSISLYASCNPDNMEKVETAIKEELALLISKGITKEELANAQKGYLEKQEVSRTSDASLASILTTNLFADRNMTYYSELEQKINAVTADAAQQAFAKYIHPENLIIVVSGSLKSQE
- a CDS encoding glycosyltransferase, which translates into the protein MTKKIRILFAIGSLGGGGAERVLLDQLARLDRDKFTPLLYLVSHSGSLLEELPKDVPVFAFASRNDTPRWNWPGRIHRQLVSDLASVIREQQVDLVFDHTFHMTLIAGPATRKTKTPRVSLIVCDPEQDLTNSESRFLFFKKRLLQQAYQSADSVISVSEGVRQAAITYYDLDPALVQTIYNPINLERIDALYAQGDLRLDPDKFHIVSCGRLHPQKGFGFLLEAAEKLIYQNGLTDLRFHILGEGPSREELQREIKQRQLSEFVVLEGFQDNPFQYYREAQLFCLPSLYEGFGLVLAEAMACRIPVLATDCPSGPAEILEHGKYGRLVPPANADALADQISDAVSNYEAWQSLVPEARKRVETMFDAGGVMGKLEALFERVAAE